The DNA region AATTCTTAAACCGTGTGTATATGCAGATCGGAGCATTTGCAGCTCCCGATAAGATTCATTGGGCACCTGGCCTCCCTAAAACAAGGAGCGGAAAGATAATGAGAAGAATCTTGAGAAAAATCGCCTCAAAACAACTAGATGAGCTCGGAGACATCAGCACTCTGGCGGAACCAGCTGTTGTTGATCAACTTATTGCCCTTGCggataaataaaaatatcatatctTGAGTCGTTTTTGGTTGTAACGATCATACATTCCGTCATGGCTCGTCCTCTGCAACGTGTATTAATAGATTTTTATAACGGGGAGTTCTCCCTTCGATTCGACCTGTGCGAGTGATCGCTTGGTTTGTTGCGTAAGTCGTCGTTGTTTCTTAATGTACCACAGTGTAGCAGTTCCATTGTTGTCTTAGTGTATTTCAAAATTTTCGTGTACATTTGTTCTATTTGTGTATGCTGCCTGGTATCACAGTTTTCTAataattgctttttttttttttgaaaactgagcaataattgaaaattgaatatttcatttttttcctttaatttttgaGGACAccagtatttttttaattgtaataaatgttctattattattattttaaattaatgtcATTTGTTATGAGACAAGTATCCTATAATATGTATTCTTGACATTTACCTAGCTAGCAGTAAATTTATACCCTAATACAATTGAAAAATAGATAAAGATCTATACTACTTCAATATATATAACTTATGAGAAGATTTATACCCTCGTATTCTAAAACTCATTTTGGTTTTGTTgccttttcaatttcaaaacaTCTAATTATTTacatttctttcattttcagtttaatttataatttattacatgataAATAGGTGTAAGAAAGGCgtgaatgaaaattttaaaaagaatataaagTTAACAAATAGCACAATTTGAGTGGAACAAAAAATGCAAATAAAAATGTCACTATTAtcaattttatctttttattttaataaagacaaaaaaaatgaaatcatcaattttaatattctttatattaaaacaatgaaattatcaatttaaatttttttatattagaaTACTTCAAACATTCCAATTTTATAAGGAAATTTTTTTAACGTCATAGTCCTTATCAATTAACTTTATGAAAGTGTAAATGTTTTGATTTCACAATAATGATTCAGGGAAAGCTTTGCTGAAAGGGAGGGTGGACGGAGTAGGGGGTAGCTTCTACACAAAGATATGAAGTGAAGTAGTAGTAAGTATTAGCTCCATTTaatttggtaaaataattattctGGAAATTCCAATGGGAACAAATAATTAATCGAAAATTAGCAATGGTAGCcctaaatttttttgattatcaaTGATACCCTTGTGTTATTGAACGTCCTACAACCATAaccttttctatttttttccgtccaaaaccattaactttttttctctcttttatttttttttggtgttttaaattgaaaaataaaaaaaaagaaaaatacttAACAATTTTAgacggaaaaaattagaaaagtttACCATTGTAAGACACTCAATCACGAGTGTACCATTGATAACAGAAAAAACTTAGAAGTACCAttaataaagtgcaaaaacttaggagtatcattgataatttccaTAACTAATTAAAAGAGAAGGTAGCGTTGTCCTCTAAATTCTAATcataaagcataaaaaaaaggaaaacacaataatattgaaATCCCATCATAGAGAAAGTagaaataaaaacaatgaaTACATCTGTTTCAAATAATATTCACTCACTGGTACATATCCCAGTGAATTGAAAGTATCATTATAAGTATTCCTAACTACCAAATTAACCAGTAAGAAGAACGAAccatcattttcttttgtttgttgaaGTTGAcattgttcatttctcatcCACAAACCTGCATAGATTAACACACAAATAACATCAAACATTCAAACTGCATCTCGTTATCACTGTTTCTGAGGGGCCGCTAAAATTGTACTACTATATGCTTGTCGGTTAGAGTCGAAAGCCAGCAAATACCACACAGGAACAAAACATTTTTAAGCAGAAAAGTTCTTACAAAGGACCAGTTCTAAGCCTAAGCcaacatataaaaatatcaacacGCACGTCTTAATTAGAGATGGCAACAAGTCGGACTCGTCTGATTATGCATATTTCGACTTTGATCTAGATAAAAGACTTTTTGTCACCTGCACCTCCGTCTCGAATTTTACGTCCTCTAGCTTTGCTCTGAGTAAGACTTATTTTCTCGGACTActattttcctcaaatcaagtCGAAATAGAGTAGGATCGGACTAAGTTGCCATCCCTATGTCTTATACTGCATCTTCATTAGTTCATAGGGTTGGTTTCCTATTTGAAAATAAAGTCATTTCAAGAAGAAAAGGTTTTCCAGGAGGCAGGAGCAACAGCTGGGAAGTAAGTGAAAGTTATAGTATACAACAGTGAGCATTCAAATGTGTGGCTAGCATAATCCTTCTCAAGACTAAGCTCATGCTTCCCAACTATAAACTTAAAGAAAAGATTGTAGCAGACAACAACAAACAGGAAGCCACAAACAGCAAACAGCAAACAGCAAACAGCAAACAGCAAAATATGCAATACACATAAGAAAGTGATCAAGACATTAGAAGGATCTTATGGAATGAACACTGCACAAAAGAATCAAAAGAAGATAAAACTAAAACATCAAAcatcaaaaacaaagaaagacaagtaaaattgtttaaatttcaatttaagaAGATCAGGGTGGAATTTATAAAGAACTTTGCAAATGCTTTTATACTATTCCAGAGCTGCCAATCCTTGAATAAATTACTCTAGTGATCCAAATCAAAAGAAGATGTTTTAGAGCTTCCATTCCTTTACATCTTAGTCACTATGGAAGAATCTAAAAGTCTATAACTTGGAGGACTTTTGCAAAAGCACCCAATAACAATCGAATCTAAAATTATCAGCAGGACCTTCCAATGTTATCTCCAACAAGAAAATTAACATCACAATTTGGACAATGGGAttacagaaaaaaaatataaagcaaaaacaaaacaagtcgCCAGTAAACGCTCAAAACTTTTAGTACATTCAGAATCTTAATCACAAATTCACAACCTAGCATTCATTCACAGCCAACTCACCTTGCTCTTAACGTCCGGGCGCGTTCATTGCCAGAAGAAGTTGGTTTCCATTGGGAAGATATGTTACATTAGCAGACCTTGCCATTGTAGCTGCATTCTCCTTCATAGCTTCAATCTTCCTCAACTCAATCAGACCCATTCCAGCTGATGCAGTTGCCTCAGAAATCAATTTGGCCGATTCACTCTCTCCCTCTGCTCTTATGATTGCAGCACGCCTCTCTTGATCAGCTTTCATAACCACGTACTTGGACCTTTCAGCCTCCTGTTGTGCTACCTGCTTCTGCTCAACTGCTCTAGAGAACTCTGCACCGTATGAGAGGTGAGTGATTGCAACATCCTCCAATATAATATTGAAATCCTTTGCCCTGCACAGATAAGAATATAAAATCACCTTCACCTCAGGAagaacatttttaaaaaatttctattatttcCCTGAAAACAAGAGCAACCTTGATTCCCATTATAGTTTTTAGCACAAAGATATCATTTCAGATTTGTTATCGACTAAGAGACcatcaaaaaaaacaatattagaGCCGAGCCTCTCATTCATTGTAAGAAACAGAACtgctatttataatattgacaACAGATGAATAGAGTTTTATTTCTAGGACTACTAATCAATTCAGTGGACTAATTAACCAGTTAAGTTTAGTTCTATATAGCTATCACTTTCACtctcatatttcacattttcacTATCCATTCAGTTTAATTCAGTTTTCAATTTGGTTTACTTTCATTCAGCTCACTTTAGTTCCATTTCCATCaagttaaaaaatattcaattgttAGTAGTCTAATCAAGCAACTATAATACAATTAAtttcacataataaaaaatcacatcTGATATTTCACCATATAACCTAAGGCAACGCCAATGCTCCTTACATACAACGTCAAAGAGAGATTACAAGACCCAACTCAACAAATAAAAACCCACAATTAAATTAGTGAGAAGAACCAAAATTGCTACCTAATAAAAGGCAACTTTCCCAAAGAAAAagaatcataaaaaataattatcgtTGTATCAGGCAGCAATAATGAATTTACAAGCTAGAAGGAAAGTCTCATGAAATGTCCAAGGATGTGCTTCTTCGCTAAATATCCTTTTTCTTTACCACATCTTCATTACCGGTAATTACGACTTCTATTGTATAGGTTGGCAATGCACATTTAGAAAGAAAGCATGTGTTGGGAGATGGTCATTCTTAAGAAATTGGCATGACCGCATAAGATTTTCTTGCAAAATTACATAAAGCAATTGCATTGTGTCTCATATCAACGGTTACCAATTGAGTCAACAAGAATTCAAGGTCTTCACTCCCAAATTTTGTTCCATTTATTTGTTCATTCCTCAACCATATATCATTTAAGAAATAGTGGAATCACACATTTTCTTTTTCAGTAAAATATGTCCACTGTCACTTTCGTTCCCTGACAAATAATTCTTTGCAACAAAGGAGTTTTCAATTGCATCCCACAATATCAATTCAATGCTTTAGCATATAGCAATTGAGTTGAGAGAAAGATCATAGATTTAAGCAAAAGGTTGGGAGGATATAGCTCCAACTAAAATTCAAAAACACTTGAACATCATAAAAGAAACAGAATACCAAATCATaaattacacaaaaaaaaattgaactttAAAAAGCATTGAACACTATTAAAAGAGCATTTAAGAGTCACCTAATCATCAATCAATAGTGATCAACAACAAACAAACATCAGTGGCAGTGCCTTATTCCCAAACAGTATAAATAGACAAACATAAACCAAAGCAAACCAACATAACGAATAATCATTTAATAAAGATTACACTTAATTCCagcaatttaatatttattagtgATTGagaaaatcaatttcaatgaaCATCTACATATATTCTCATTCTCCATTcattattaagtattttgatATGCTTCCATAAATCCTAAATTCCTTATCTCATATTTTTACTCTTGTTATCGACCTAGATGGCTAAACCTTTCTCCTTTTAACTCCTCAAAGATACAACTTTCCCTCTACTTGatgcattttttgttttattgcaTACAACCAAACCAAGGTAAGAGGTTTCACCATTTTGTCTTCAATATCTATGATCCAAGACCCTTTCTTATGTTTTCCATTCAAGATACATATTTTAGAGCATGTCCACTCATCCATCTCGACAAAGCATCTCAACTACCTCCACCCTCCTACTCCGAAAGCGAAAATTCGAACATCCTAACCCATACAATAGTGTTGGTCTAATAAGATACCAAAAGAATTTTCGCTTTAACTTAAATGATACATCGCAACTTTCCATTTAAGCCACCTAAATGAATCTTATACTTAGCATGTTTATCAAAATCTTCATTCTTgagaaaatttaaacaaaggTACTTGAAAAACTTAATTTAGAAAAGCTTATTCGTATCTAACTTCACAAATTACAACTACGCAATGACCCTACATGCCAAAACATTCCATATATTTTGTCTTACTTTGAGTTAGTTTGAACCATTTGTCTACATTGATTCCTTTTCCAAactatttacaaaaaaaaaaattaatggttgaTCAACTTCTCCAAATCTGTCACCTATTCTTAAATCACAAGTATATACAACTTTAACCAAAAACATAAAAGGGGTCAGCttaatttctcatttataatttatgtaCAAAGTCATGCTAACTTGTAGATGAAAATACAACCCATAGAAAAAACTCCCATTATCTTGGCTCAAACAAGTAGGGAAGAAAGAAAACGTAGGTATCGGTAAAAAAGTAAAGTGTTGTGAAACTGGTGAAACATACAAAAGAAACAAAAGTAGCAAAACAAGAGAAGGGAGTATAAAACAACACtgtaaaagcttaagctaaatttttgtaagattaaGGTTTGACAATCACAAATGTCATGATGCAACACAGCTAACTACCAAAACTGACTCTCTTATAGTACCAGCTTTCTTCTCCTATAAAAAGGTGGGCATGCAAAACTGCAGGTCATTTAGTTCTGCTCCACCAAAATTAGGGCCTTTGGCACAGCACCCCAGCAGGATGCGGTTTATCTTCTTTTCCCTTATTTTCTTCTCATTTTTCCTTTCAAAGCTGGAAAGTTGGCAGTACTATTTTATCAAAAGTGTGAACACATGAGACACAAATTTGTGCACCCTGACGTGCTTGGGAAAGCCATCATCGTGCAGCAGGCATATGGCGGCCCAGCTTGAGGTATGAATTGCACTATAGCATGTTTAAAGTAGCAAATTTATCTCATAGTCTCTAATAAATTGTATAATCAGAAAACATATCCAGTAAAATTTTTTGATGCATAAATGCAGAGTTCATTGAACCATTTGGCCTAACATGCTACTGTGAAAATCTATCAATTTGACCCTTAGTCTAATGTTTTGAAGCTAATTTGCATATCTGCCGATAGAAAAAACTAATATCAGACAATAGTATAAGACCTGTAGTTCTAACTTTTTGTAGTTTCACATTTGACTAATACATCTAGCGAAAGAAAGCAAGAAGGACAGAAAAATCGAACTCTAAGGACTCAAGGAACAATAaaattaccatcaaccaaattTTAGCTGCAAAATCTTTGTTTCAAACAATAACACATCATAACACAAATGCAAACATAAAAAGatgataaattagaaaatactaaaaataaaatgataatacCTCTTGATCAAACTGTCTCTAACAAGAGCAGAAACCCTAGGACGCTCAGTAAGAAGCTGATCAGCATTGAACTGAGCAACAACAGCCTTCAAAACCTCATTACCAATAGATGGAAGAACCTTATCATCATACTCCAAACCAAGAACCTGAAAAATATGCGGAAGACGTCGTTCATCGGGGCGCGATAAAACCCTAAGTGTAAGATTCACCATTTGGAGATCTTTAGTACCAGACATGGATGAAAACTGATGAGGACGAGTACGAATATCAAAAATGAAA from Amaranthus tricolor cultivar Red isolate AtriRed21 chromosome 3, ASM2621246v1, whole genome shotgun sequence includes:
- the LOC130809186 gene encoding prohibitin-3, mitochondrial-like, translating into MAGGSQQAVSFLTNIAKAAFGLGLGLTAVSSSLYTVDGGEKAVLFDRFRGVLDETVGEGTHFLVPWLQKPFIFDIRTRPHQFSSMSGTKDLQMVNLTLRVLSRPDERRLPHIFQVLGLEYDDKVLPSIGNEVLKAVVAQFNADQLLTERPRVSALVRDSLIKRAKDFNIILEDVAITHLSYGAEFSRAVEQKQVAQQEAERSKYVVMKADQERRAAIIRAEGESESAKLISEATASAGMGLIELRKIEAMKENAATMARSANVTYLPNGNQLLLAMNAPGR